A genome region from Maridesulfovibrio salexigens DSM 2638 includes the following:
- a CDS encoding ATP-grasp domain-containing protein, with translation MFILEKPYVSNLLKETLNKIELPVLGNKVAHEVFEDRSISLNTEREFVEAYNQDNTQPVYSNSENAIDWIDNNLTSGDLSQKIRSFKDKSAFRDMVRDMYPEFFYRTVKFEDLDSVKPEELPIPCVIKPSVGFFSLGVHMVESIEGWHQAVDEIKNEVEQIKTMYPAKVLELDNFIIEQCIEGEEFAVDAYFDKEGNPVIINILGHLFASSDDVSDRCYITSTEIINKHHDEFLNLLQEIGKRARLKNFPIHIELRTDGRGNLGVIEVNPMRFAGWCVTDLAHFAYGINPYEYFMGGLKPDWDKISGCCDGKVYAMVIGEIDSTVDRSKIKSVDYEGFKANFSKPLELREIDYREHPVFAFIFAEVDAENMAELQKMLHADFTQYLNME, from the coding sequence ATGTTCATTCTGGAAAAACCATACGTATCAAATTTATTGAAAGAGACCTTAAATAAAATCGAGCTGCCCGTACTTGGAAATAAAGTCGCCCACGAAGTATTTGAAGATCGCTCAATCTCACTAAACACAGAGCGGGAATTCGTTGAAGCATACAATCAAGACAACACCCAGCCTGTTTATTCAAACTCCGAAAACGCAATTGACTGGATCGACAACAACCTGACCAGCGGCGACCTGTCTCAAAAGATACGCTCATTCAAGGACAAAAGTGCATTCCGCGACATGGTTCGGGACATGTATCCTGAGTTCTTTTACCGCACGGTAAAGTTTGAAGACTTGGATTCTGTTAAGCCGGAAGAGCTGCCCATCCCTTGCGTAATAAAGCCATCAGTTGGTTTCTTCAGCCTCGGCGTACACATGGTGGAATCAATTGAGGGATGGCATCAGGCCGTAGATGAAATTAAAAACGAAGTTGAGCAGATAAAAACCATGTACCCGGCAAAGGTGCTGGAGCTGGACAATTTTATCATCGAGCAATGCATTGAAGGAGAAGAGTTTGCCGTGGATGCCTACTTCGACAAAGAGGGCAATCCGGTAATCATTAATATCCTAGGCCACCTTTTTGCCTCCAGTGATGATGTCAGCGACCGCTGCTACATCACCTCCACAGAAATCATCAACAAACATCATGATGAATTCCTGAACCTGCTGCAGGAGATCGGCAAACGTGCAAGGCTGAAAAACTTCCCCATACATATAGAATTACGCACAGATGGACGCGGCAATTTAGGAGTCATTGAGGTCAACCCCATGCGTTTTGCAGGCTGGTGCGTTACCGATCTGGCTCACTTTGCATATGGCATCAATCCCTATGAATATTTCATGGGTGGACTCAAGCCGGATTGGGATAAAATCTCCGGCTGCTGCGATGGCAAAGTATACGCCATGGTTATCGGTGAAATCGATTCCACTGTAGACCGTTCGAAAATTAAATCCGTGGACTATGAAGGATTCAAGGCCAACTTTTCCAAGCCGCTTGAATTAAGAGAGATTGATTACCGTGAACATCCGGTTTTCGCCTTTATCTTCGCGGAAGTTGATGCGGAGAATATGGCTGAACTGCAAAAGATGCTGCATGCTGATTTTACGCAGTATTTGAATATGGAATAA
- a CDS encoding iron-containing alcohol dehydrogenase, which yields MAVREQVNGFFIPSVTLIGIGAHKEIPARIKALGGKKPLLVTDKGITGVGITQQIVDILKAEGMDCVVYDDTIPNPTDKNVADGVKAYQDNKCDSLITLGGGSSHDCGKGVGLVVANGGTIHDYEGVDKSTNPMPPYVAVNTTAGTASEMTRFCIITDTSRKVKMAIVDWRVTPGIALDDPLLMMGMPPALTAATGMDALTHSVEAWVSTIATPITDACAEKSIRLINKYLRRAVANGQDIDAREGMCYAQYLGGMAFNNASLGHVHAMAHQLGGFYDLPHGECNAILLPHVEQHNLIANVERFATLAEWLGVDTSDMDQRDAADAALEAIRQLSADVGIPAGLKALGEKYGKKVSEKDIPTMTANAQKDACGLTNPRCMTDEAVAAIYKAAM from the coding sequence ATGGCAGTACGTGAACAAGTAAACGGTTTTTTCATTCCCAGCGTAACCCTTATCGGTATTGGCGCACACAAAGAAATCCCCGCTCGCATCAAGGCTCTCGGCGGTAAAAAGCCTCTGCTCGTAACTGACAAAGGTATCACCGGCGTAGGTATCACCCAGCAGATCGTTGACATTCTTAAGGCTGAAGGCATGGACTGCGTAGTCTATGATGACACCATTCCCAACCCCACTGACAAAAACGTTGCAGACGGTGTAAAAGCATATCAGGACAACAAATGTGACTCCCTGATCACCCTCGGTGGCGGTAGCTCCCATGACTGCGGTAAAGGTGTTGGCCTTGTAGTTGCCAATGGCGGAACCATTCATGATTATGAAGGCGTTGACAAATCCACCAACCCCATGCCTCCTTATGTTGCAGTTAACACTACCGCAGGTACTGCTTCTGAAATGACTCGTTTCTGCATCATCACTGATACTTCCCGCAAAGTTAAGATGGCTATCGTTGACTGGCGCGTTACCCCCGGTATCGCTCTTGACGATCCTCTGCTGATGATGGGCATGCCTCCGGCGCTGACCGCAGCAACCGGTATGGATGCACTGACCCACTCCGTTGAAGCTTGGGTTTCCACCATCGCTACTCCCATCACTGACGCTTGTGCTGAAAAATCCATCCGCCTGATCAACAAGTATCTGCGCCGCGCTGTTGCTAACGGTCAGGACATCGATGCTCGCGAAGGCATGTGCTACGCTCAGTATCTCGGCGGCATGGCATTCAACAACGCTTCTCTGGGCCACGTTCACGCTATGGCTCACCAGCTCGGCGGCTTCTATGATCTGCCCCACGGTGAATGTAACGCTATCCTGCTGCCCCACGTTGAACAGCACAACCTGATTGCAAATGTAGAACGTTTCGCCACTCTGGCTGAATGGCTCGGCGTTGATACCAGCGATATGGACCAGCGCGATGCAGCTGATGCAGCACTCGAAGCTATCCGCCAGCTCTCCGCTGACGTTGGTATCCCCGCCGGCCTGAAGGCTCTCGGTGAAAAATACGGTAAGAAGGTTTCCGAAAAGGATATCCCGACTATGACCGCCAACGCACAGAAAGACGCATGTGGTCTCACCAACCCCAGATGCATGACTGACGAAGCAGTTGCAGCTATCTACAAGGCTGCTATGTAA
- a CDS encoding peroxiredoxin, which produces MIKTILCTLAILLLAHVPAQAKVAKEQIYKQHPLKAVDSVLKVKVGDEAPNFTLPAISGTKVSLSDYRGKKNVVISFVPAAFTPICSDQWPGYNIARELFEMHDAVILGITADNIPSLHAWTTQMGEGGLWFPVLSDFYPHGEAAKKYGILRPEGITERAIFIIDKKGILRYIDVHDINKRPDLGQIIKALEKLN; this is translated from the coding sequence ATGATCAAAACTATTCTGTGCACCCTAGCCATTCTGCTGCTGGCCCATGTACCTGCTCAGGCCAAGGTAGCGAAAGAACAGATATACAAACAGCATCCACTTAAAGCAGTGGACAGCGTACTCAAAGTCAAAGTCGGAGATGAAGCCCCGAATTTCACTCTGCCCGCAATTTCCGGCACCAAGGTCAGTCTTTCAGACTACCGGGGTAAAAAGAATGTGGTCATTTCATTTGTTCCTGCCGCATTCACTCCGATTTGCTCCGACCAATGGCCGGGATACAATATTGCCCGCGAATTGTTTGAAATGCACGATGCTGTAATCCTTGGGATAACAGCTGATAATATTCCTTCGCTACACGCCTGGACAACTCAAATGGGTGAAGGCGGATTGTGGTTCCCTGTACTCTCTGACTTCTATCCTCATGGGGAAGCAGCAAAAAAATATGGAATACTCAGACCGGAAGGTATTACTGAACGGGCTATCTTCATTATCGATAAGAAAGGAATACTTCGCTACATCGATGTACACGACATTAATAAAAGGCCAGATCTCGGCCAGATAATTAAGGCCCTTGAGAAACTGAATTAA
- a CDS encoding peroxiredoxin family protein, with translation MRKICFVLIIVTLFVTSMAYAAPIQPGMDFPEIPLEGKLTETQKQYLALKGNGPWKISDIDAEYLLVEVYSMYCPHCQREAPTVNTLFERLKKGSGKQVKLIGLAAGNTEFEIDFFKEKFNVEFPIFADPELDLHDKVGQPGTPHFFLLQNDGGKYKVLLSHEGPFESTEKFMQTINNKL, from the coding sequence ATGCGCAAAATATGCTTTGTTTTAATAATTGTCACATTGTTCGTAACCTCAATGGCTTATGCTGCTCCTATCCAGCCCGGAATGGATTTCCCCGAGATTCCTCTTGAAGGAAAGCTGACTGAAACTCAAAAACAATACCTGGCTCTGAAAGGTAACGGTCCTTGGAAAATCAGCGACATTGATGCTGAATATCTTTTAGTGGAAGTATACAGCATGTACTGCCCGCACTGCCAAAGAGAAGCACCAACCGTAAACACCTTGTTTGAACGTCTAAAAAAAGGATCAGGGAAACAGGTTAAGCTAATCGGACTTGCTGCAGGAAACACTGAATTCGAAATTGATTTTTTCAAAGAAAAATTCAACGTAGAATTCCCGATCTTTGCTGATCCGGAACTTGATCTTCATGATAAAGTCGGCCAGCCCGGGACTCCGCATTTCTTCCTGCTGCAAAATGACGGCGGTAAATATAAAGTCCTGCTCTCCCATGAGGGCCCATTTGAATCCACAGAAAAATTCATGCAAACAATTAACAATAAGCTTTAA
- a CDS encoding sigma-54-dependent transcriptional regulator: MAESYKVLVVDDEESILKLLSKELSSPERIVQTANCAKTAREMVRKERYEVIISDIRLPDGDGLELLTEFKDMEPDVEVILITGHGNIDNAVEAIRIGAYDYITKPFRLDRVELVVDRAWQRVCLTRENRSYRHSQQCETASSQLIGSSSPIKQIRHLINKVAPTNVPVLITGESGAGKDVVAHAIHCASQRSAKPMIVKNCATLQKELSRSELFGHTKGSFTGATENCDGLMTFAHTGTLFLDEIGELPMEVQASLLRVLESHTFRRVGEKDERTVDIRFLFATNRNLAKEVEEGRFHEALFHRINVFNISLPELKDRREDVPLLIDFFINKLGFQMGQGEYTISERAMQCMLSYHWPGNVRELRNVLERSIILADNNTITCSCLPKEIADQPEREGEAGILSLERMEREHIIKALDFFNGNRQKAAQALGIGRKTLYRKIDKYNL; encoded by the coding sequence ATGGCTGAATCATATAAAGTACTTGTGGTAGACGACGAAGAATCAATCCTAAAACTGCTAAGCAAGGAACTGTCCAGCCCGGAGCGCATTGTCCAGACTGCAAACTGCGCTAAAACGGCCCGGGAAATGGTCCGCAAGGAACGATACGAAGTAATTATTTCCGATATCCGCCTGCCGGACGGAGACGGCCTTGAACTGCTCACCGAATTCAAGGACATGGAACCGGATGTGGAGGTCATTCTGATCACCGGACATGGTAATATCGACAACGCAGTTGAAGCTATACGCATCGGGGCCTACGATTACATTACCAAACCCTTCCGCCTCGACCGTGTGGAATTGGTTGTTGACCGGGCATGGCAGCGGGTTTGCCTGACCCGTGAAAACCGCAGCTACCGCCATTCCCAGCAATGCGAAACAGCCAGTTCACAGCTCATCGGAAGCTCCAGCCCCATCAAGCAAATCCGTCATCTTATTAATAAGGTAGCTCCCACTAATGTTCCGGTACTGATCACCGGGGAATCCGGGGCAGGTAAGGATGTAGTTGCCCATGCCATCCATTGTGCCAGTCAACGCTCGGCTAAGCCCATGATCGTTAAGAACTGCGCAACATTGCAAAAAGAACTTTCACGCAGTGAACTTTTCGGCCACACCAAAGGCTCCTTCACCGGAGCCACGGAAAACTGCGATGGACTGATGACCTTTGCCCATACCGGGACTCTCTTCCTTGATGAAATCGGGGAACTGCCAATGGAAGTGCAGGCTTCACTGCTACGTGTGCTGGAATCCCATACCTTCCGCAGGGTCGGGGAAAAGGACGAACGCACCGTTGATATCCGCTTCCTTTTCGCCACCAACCGCAATCTCGCCAAAGAAGTGGAAGAAGGTAGATTTCACGAAGCACTATTCCATCGTATCAACGTCTTCAACATCAGCCTGCCGGAACTTAAAGACCGCCGCGAAGATGTACCGCTGCTCATCGACTTTTTCATCAACAAACTCGGCTTCCAGATGGGACAAGGAGAATACACAATCAGCGAAAGAGCCATGCAATGCATGCTTTCCTACCACTGGCCCGGTAACGTCCGCGAGCTTAGGAACGTTCTGGAACGCAGCATCATCCTTGCCGACAACAATACGATTACATGCTCCTGCCTGCCCAAGGAAATCGCCGACCAGCCTGAACGCGAAGGCGAAGCCGGAATCCTTTCCCTTGAACGCATGGAACGTGAGCACATCATCAAGGCCCTGGATTTCTTCAATGGAAATCGCCAAAAGGCTGCACAGGCTTTGGGAATCGGCAGGAAGACCCTTTACCGCAAGATTGATAAATATAATTTGTAA
- a CDS encoding two-component system sensor histidine kinase NtrB: MGNKTALHDLIGIEHHKLNFFQELQQNIQELKGINRESEDQRCEIAAILDGITDVMMVLSEDLTIISVNRVFEQLFPGLNPIGKKCYTLFRESEHACPECPAFKSLSTNSVCKDTAIFRIDGKNLQFDMVASPLKTPGTEEDRILIFKRDVTMEKEYQAKFYQAEKMATIGVLAAGVAHEINNPMAAVAGFAEGIQRRLTRLDDKIPDELAEDLYDYTNTILKECLRCQDIVKTLLSFSRPVASEFIPVDINQVAEDTLRLLDHQFRRYQQMELEVKLASPMQSILGNEAQLKQVLLNLLTNAVDAIEHNGKINIETFVENKHVGVRVSDSGCGIPEASRGMLFEPFFTTKQVGKGIGIGLSTCYNIVREHNGEIIVDSEEGKGSSFTVLFPL; the protein is encoded by the coding sequence ATGGGTAACAAGACCGCACTGCATGATCTGATCGGCATTGAACATCACAAGCTTAATTTTTTTCAGGAACTTCAGCAGAACATACAGGAACTGAAGGGAATCAACCGCGAATCCGAAGACCAGCGCTGTGAGATTGCGGCAATCCTGGACGGTATTACCGATGTTATGATGGTCCTTTCCGAAGACCTGACAATCATCTCTGTAAACCGCGTATTTGAACAACTTTTCCCCGGCCTCAATCCCATTGGCAAGAAATGCTACACCCTGTTCAGGGAAAGCGAACATGCCTGCCCGGAATGTCCGGCTTTCAAATCTCTTTCCACCAACTCGGTCTGCAAGGATACAGCTATCTTTCGCATTGACGGCAAAAACCTGCAATTCGACATGGTAGCTTCTCCGCTTAAGACGCCCGGCACCGAGGAAGACCGCATCCTGATTTTCAAGCGCGATGTAACCATGGAAAAGGAATATCAGGCCAAATTTTATCAAGCTGAAAAGATGGCAACTATCGGCGTTCTTGCAGCCGGGGTTGCCCATGAAATAAACAATCCCATGGCTGCTGTGGCTGGATTTGCCGAAGGTATCCAGCGCAGGCTGACTCGGCTGGATGATAAAATACCCGATGAACTTGCAGAAGATCTTTACGATTACACCAACACAATCCTCAAAGAGTGTCTGCGTTGTCAGGACATCGTTAAGACCCTGCTTTCTTTCAGCAGGCCGGTAGCATCGGAATTCATACCTGTAGACATCAATCAAGTTGCAGAAGACACCCTGCGTTTGCTGGACCACCAATTCCGGCGCTACCAGCAGATGGAGCTTGAAGTAAAACTGGCTTCTCCCATGCAATCCATACTCGGCAATGAGGCACAGCTCAAACAGGTCCTTCTCAACCTGCTGACCAATGCGGTTGATGCCATTGAGCATAACGGTAAAATCAACATTGAAACATTCGTTGAAAACAAACACGTAGGAGTACGTGTCAGCGATTCCGGCTGCGGTATCCCCGAAGCAAGCCGTGGTATGCTCTTTGAACCTTTCTTCACCACCAAACAGGTGGGCAAGGGGATCGGAATCGGGCTATCCACCTGTTACAACATCGTACGCGAACACAACGGCGAAATCATAGTAGATAGTGAAGAGGGCAAAGGGTCCAGCTTCACGGTACTTTTCCCCCTGTAG
- a CDS encoding iron-containing alcohol dehydrogenase, with protein MQVTKFAIPEVIFGNGSITYLASCAQRLGAKRVLLVSDKGLEESGWVRIIINLLKAANLDCIYFDGLTANPRACQIQQGAQLYRDHKADVIIGLGGGSPIDASKGIATIVSNGGEIHDYEGANRISRPLPPMILIPTTAGSGSDVSQYAIITDKKRKVKMAIISRSLVPNISIIDPDLLVTKPRELILASAVDALAHAIESYVSRLASPFTESQALTAIRLIAGNIKTAANSKDSEALKNLSIASTAAGMSFSNAGLGVGHSLAHSLGGRYDVTHGLTLPILLPSVVRFNKHCAERKMETIARTINNSCPAPMKQKKRDLSTILQSMFEELGIPMRLRDIVPDNDQMEEICRLAARDACTVTNPREADCQELMSICAEAW; from the coding sequence ATGCAGGTAACCAAATTCGCCATACCGGAAGTCATTTTCGGAAACGGCAGCATCACCTACCTGGCTTCATGCGCCCAAAGGCTGGGAGCCAAGCGGGTCCTGCTGGTCAGTGATAAAGGCTTGGAAGAATCCGGCTGGGTAAGAATCATCATCAATCTTCTTAAAGCCGCCAATCTGGACTGCATATATTTCGACGGCCTGACCGCCAATCCACGAGCCTGCCAGATTCAACAGGGAGCCCAGCTTTACCGTGATCATAAGGCCGATGTCATCATCGGACTGGGCGGCGGCAGCCCCATTGACGCATCCAAGGGCATTGCCACCATCGTCAGCAATGGCGGAGAAATTCACGACTATGAAGGTGCCAACCGCATCAGCCGCCCCCTGCCGCCCATGATCCTGATCCCCACTACCGCAGGAAGCGGCTCCGATGTTTCGCAATACGCCATCATCACTGACAAAAAGCGTAAGGTGAAGATGGCCATTATCAGCCGTTCACTGGTACCTAATATTTCCATCATCGACCCCGACCTGCTGGTTACCAAGCCCCGCGAACTTATCCTCGCCTCGGCAGTGGATGCTTTGGCCCATGCCATTGAGTCCTATGTTTCCCGGCTGGCTTCACCTTTTACGGAATCACAGGCACTGACTGCCATCAGGCTCATTGCCGGAAACATCAAGACGGCTGCAAACTCCAAAGATTCTGAAGCATTAAAAAATCTTTCCATTGCCAGCACCGCCGCAGGCATGTCTTTCAGTAACGCAGGACTGGGGGTCGGGCACTCTCTGGCCCACTCACTCGGAGGACGTTACGATGTCACTCATGGCTTAACTTTGCCTATCCTGCTTCCTTCTGTTGTCCGCTTCAATAAACATTGCGCTGAAAGGAAAATGGAAACCATTGCCCGGACTATCAACAACAGCTGCCCGGCCCCGATGAAGCAAAAGAAGCGGGACCTGAGTACAATACTGCAATCCATGTTCGAAGAATTAGGAATTCCCATGCGTTTACGGGACATTGTACCGGACAATGACCAGATGGAAGAAATCTGCCGTCTTGCGGCTAGAGATGCCTGCACAGTAACCAACCCGCGGGAAGCTGACTGCCAAGAACTGATGTCTATCTGTGCGGAGGCTTGGTAA
- a CDS encoding histidine phosphatase family protein yields the protein MIVLIRHGEIEGGKGRAVGQINLPLSEKGLTQAAQLADSLSTFQPRRIYCSPLTRTVQTVSFIEKRCSLKAIHVPEIKEINLGEWEGIDFAELKERSPQDYQKRGEDIAGFRAPGGENFNDLEQRVSSFLDSLDDKEPVIAVTHAGVIRTVLHIVLDFPLDNIFRMKPDYCHATVIARNKRGFSLQAYNLPPTSGLGDHLLTLMPD from the coding sequence ATGATTGTGCTCATCCGTCACGGTGAGATTGAAGGCGGAAAAGGCCGTGCTGTGGGTCAGATTAACCTGCCTCTTTCAGAAAAAGGTCTTACTCAGGCAGCGCAACTGGCTGATTCCTTGAGCACCTTCCAACCACGGCGTATCTATTGCAGTCCCCTGACCAGAACAGTTCAGACTGTATCATTTATTGAAAAGCGGTGTTCGCTAAAGGCGATTCATGTCCCTGAAATCAAAGAGATCAACCTCGGCGAGTGGGAAGGAATAGACTTTGCCGAACTGAAAGAAAGGAGCCCACAGGACTACCAAAAGCGTGGAGAAGACATTGCTGGCTTCCGCGCTCCGGGAGGGGAAAACTTTAATGATTTAGAACAACGGGTCAGTTCCTTTCTGGATAGTCTTGATGACAAAGAGCCGGTTATTGCAGTTACCCATGCCGGAGTAATCAGGACAGTTCTGCATATTGTACTGGACTTTCCGCTGGACAATATTTTCAGGATGAAACCGGACTACTGCCATGCGACAGTTATCGCCCGGAACAAACGAGGATTCAGCTTGCAAGCGTACAACCTCCCGCCAACTTCGGGACTGGGCGACCATCTACTGACACTTATGCCGGATTAA
- a CDS encoding DVU_1551 family NTP transferase, giving the protein MKIYGLILAAGFSSRMGKLKALLPLDGCTVLSRCIRSLVNGGASDVFVVTGHKADQVGAEAKVLGMHEIFNPDYEQGMFSSVRAGVQGLPSDTAAFLVLPVDIPLVRSSTIRALTFDYASAPADIIYPCFRGERGHPPLISAKLIPEILAHDGKGGLRAVLERHDPNARELRMPDLGILRDLDTPEDYEQARAISRRRIPLPEECEALWELADTPHQTREHCKTVAEAACLMAEALNKTRNNKKILDLNVVKCAALMHDIAKLKRNHESAGAAILAGYGFSGIADIVAAHRDTDIKPDSPLTEQEIVFLADKLFQGTTPVSLDQRYGKTLERWKDDPEAVAAITGRLSRAKDLLQRYEQETGISIPCHLPRLMAKELV; this is encoded by the coding sequence ATGAAAATTTACGGACTGATTCTGGCGGCGGGTTTTTCGTCGCGCATGGGCAAGCTGAAAGCACTGCTTCCGCTGGACGGTTGTACTGTTCTTTCTCGCTGCATCCGCTCGCTGGTTAACGGCGGTGCTTCCGATGTCTTTGTTGTCACCGGACACAAGGCGGATCAGGTCGGAGCTGAAGCAAAAGTGCTGGGTATGCATGAAATTTTCAACCCGGACTATGAGCAGGGTATGTTTTCCTCGGTCAGAGCCGGAGTGCAAGGATTGCCAAGTGACACCGCTGCATTTCTGGTCCTCCCCGTAGATATCCCGCTGGTGCGCTCTTCAACCATCCGGGCCCTTACCTTTGATTATGCATCTGCCCCGGCAGATATCATTTATCCCTGTTTCCGGGGAGAACGGGGACATCCCCCGCTTATCAGTGCCAAACTGATCCCTGAAATCCTTGCCCATGACGGAAAAGGAGGATTGCGTGCTGTCCTCGAACGGCATGACCCGAATGCCCGGGAACTCAGGATGCCGGACCTCGGCATCCTGCGCGATCTGGACACACCGGAAGATTATGAACAGGCCCGTGCAATCTCACGCCGCCGCATCCCCCTGCCGGAAGAATGCGAAGCTCTCTGGGAACTGGCCGACACTCCGCACCAGACCCGGGAGCACTGTAAAACCGTAGCCGAAGCTGCCTGCCTGATGGCTGAAGCCTTGAATAAAACCCGCAACAACAAGAAAATTTTGGACCTGAATGTGGTCAAGTGTGCAGCATTAATGCACGACATTGCAAAGCTCAAACGTAACCACGAATCAGCAGGGGCGGCAATTCTTGCGGGGTACGGCTTCTCCGGCATTGCCGATATTGTGGCCGCTCACAGGGATACGGACATCAAACCAGACTCACCGCTTACGGAACAGGAAATTGTATTTCTAGCTGACAAACTTTTCCAAGGAACCACTCCAGTATCTCTGGATCAGCGTTACGGAAAAACACTCGAAAGATGGAAAGATGACCCCGAAGCCGTAGCAGCCATTACCGGCAGGCTTTCACGAGCCAAAGACCTGCTTCAAAGATACGAACAGGAAACGGGAATCAGCATTCCCTGCCACCTGCCCCGATTGATGGCCAAGGAACTTGTATGA
- a CDS encoding XdhC family aldehyde oxidoreductase maturation factor → MKKLISNLCTQLESGNDLILASIVKSSGSTPRSSGSKMLVMRDGSIDGTIGGGLVEALVQKEAAKLFNEPANTVSFREFDLSNELAANADMICGGHVEVMLEHLPAEEETIAVFSAVNEALRSGKHAVLFTVSVDGSIKERQAVRPCCQLPGLQFAEEKEATRLLETALKSGTPVMENIAGALLTTEAFIPQPDLYIFGAGHVSRPTAELASAVNFRTVVLDDRADFANRERFPQAAEIHVLPDFKDCFAELEVNDNSYIIIVTRGHLHDKTVLGQALATPARYVGMIGSSKKRNAIYDALRDEGVAQKEIDRCYCPIGLSIGAQTPEEIAVSIVGELIQKRAGG, encoded by the coding sequence ATGAAAAAACTTATTTCCAATCTCTGCACTCAGCTTGAATCCGGCAATGATCTCATTCTGGCTTCGATTGTAAAAAGCTCCGGCTCTACTCCCCGCTCATCGGGCAGCAAAATGCTTGTCATGCGCGACGGTTCCATTGACGGAACCATCGGAGGAGGTCTGGTCGAAGCGCTGGTCCAGAAAGAAGCCGCAAAACTTTTTAATGAACCGGCAAATACGGTATCTTTCCGTGAATTCGATCTCTCCAATGAACTTGCTGCCAATGCGGATATGATCTGCGGCGGCCATGTTGAAGTGATGCTGGAGCACCTTCCTGCGGAAGAGGAAACCATAGCTGTATTTTCCGCTGTGAATGAAGCTTTGCGCAGCGGAAAACACGCAGTACTGTTCACTGTTTCTGTAGATGGTTCTATCAAGGAAAGGCAGGCCGTACGTCCATGCTGCCAGTTGCCGGGACTGCAATTTGCCGAGGAAAAAGAAGCCACCAGACTGCTTGAGACAGCCCTTAAATCAGGCACTCCGGTAATGGAGAATATTGCAGGAGCTCTGCTTACCACAGAAGCATTTATTCCTCAGCCGGATCTCTATATTTTCGGTGCCGGACATGTTTCCCGACCCACGGCAGAGCTGGCTTCAGCAGTTAATTTCCGCACTGTAGTTCTTGATGACCGGGCTGATTTCGCTAACAGGGAAAGATTCCCGCAGGCTGCTGAAATCCATGTTCTGCCTGATTTCAAAGATTGCTTTGCCGAACTGGAAGTTAACGACAATTCATACATAATCATCGTAACCAGAGGTCATTTACACGATAAGACTGTGTTGGGGCAGGCATTAGCCACCCCCGCCCGCTATGTGGGCATGATCGGCAGTTCCAAAAAACGCAACGCCATATACGATGCTCTGCGCGATGAGGGAGTTGCGCAGAAAGAAATCGACCGTTGCTACTGCCCGATCGGCCTTTCAATCGGAGCACAGACACCTGAAGAAATCGCGGTATCAATTGTAGGAGAATTAATCCAAAAACGTGCCGGGGGTTGA